A portion of the Scleropages formosus chromosome 15, fSclFor1.1, whole genome shotgun sequence genome contains these proteins:
- the acyp1 gene encoding acylphosphatase-1 isoform X1, protein MELITPASAVLFMMSDQEDLISVDYEILGRVQGVFFRKYTQAEGKRLGLVGWVQNTEIGTVQGQLQGSRSKVQQMQEWLKTTGSPKSKISKAEFKNEKTIQSLDYTTFKVIRS, encoded by the exons ATGGAATTGATTACACCTGCAAGTGCCGTTCT atttatgATGTCTGACCAAGAAGACCTTATTTCAGTGGATTATGAAATATTGGGCAGAGTTCAGGGTGTGTTTTTCCGAAAATACACCCag GCAGAGGGCAAGAGGCTGGGTTTGGTCGGCTGGGTGCAGAACACAGAGATCGGGACGGTGCAGGGGCAGCTCCAAGGCTCTCGCTCAAAGGTCCAACAGATGCAGGAGTGGCTGAAGACCACAGGCAGCCCCAAGTCTAAAATCAGCAAGGctgagtttaaaaatgaaaagacaatCCAGAGCCTAGATTACACCACTTTTAAAGTTATTCGCTCTTGA
- the LOC108930714 gene encoding zinc finger C2HC domain-containing protein 1C yields MTAAYQQQQKQTDVNKEVPILKHTNRKLQRECNSAATTYDDVYHAEQEYGVPRRKAYGVGKVFPLKPVHHKRTYSLIKIPLASSHTKILEPLEATRFPPISPLLPPDCPRMSREKVSSRFSGRRVPLDQVTLPPMHCSLAKASKWRKGGAAQAKQWESERGDKEGEDQNQAWLAKDIRRREIALQEKLQRTQEALKRIWMEREISAEKKAENRTEEEKGKIKRLMEREEREYKKVESSQYDIWESERWGSEVERNEREYRERKKREKSKEGHLERQRRLLEADLRNERTVMEKQWERERREEAEEHESERAERRQRTRRRARREDDGESRPRGSKKGEWERERANDRGNGNTRKQVRDVQKDMMERGWETDQEGTQTKRSKPRQQEVLQGRDSPSSSSGKCHSPWRAAEDSPMSAELLAKETLKLAETGPSNIEWETKREEVNLIPCSLCQRNILAERLESHKRVCKKRQESKPKLFDSFKQRAKGTALEEFIKHNKSSDKTREMKKSERLEKQKMIKNIQQGSLPGDGTLQPQPPPDTYVNYVTCPHCRRRFDPRTADRHIPKCQFNKNLPTPRQRRL; encoded by the exons atgactGCTGCATaccaacagcaacaaaaacagaCTGATGTCAACAAAGAGGTACCGattctgaaacacacaaaccGCAAGTTACAAAGAGAATGTAATTCAGCTGCTACCACATATGATGATGTGTACCATGCTGAGCAAGAGTATGGTGTTCCCAGGAGGAAGGCCTATGGGGTAGGCAAGGTGTTTCCACTGAAGCCAGTTCACCATAAAAGAACGTACAGCCTAATCAAAATTCCACTGGCCAGCAGTCATACAAAAATTTTGGAACCTTTGGAAGCAACGAGGTTCCCCCCTATTTCTCCATTACTGCCTCCAGATTGCCCACGCATGTCCAGGGAAAAAGTTTCAAGCAGGTTTTCTGGGCGAAGGGTCCCACTGGATCAGGTAACCCTACCTCCCATGCACTGCTCTCTTGCAAAGGCCTCCAAGTGGAGGAAAGGGGGTGCAGCTCAGGCAAAGCAGTGGGAGTCAGAGAGGGGGGATAAGGAGGGGGAGGACCAGAACCAGGCATGGCTGGCCAAGGACATTCGTAGGAGAGAGATCGCCCTGCAGGAGAAGCTCCAGAGGACACAGGAGGCGCTCAAGAGGATCTGGATGGAGAGGGAGATTTCTGCTGAAAAGAAGgcagaaaacagaacagaagaggAGAAAGGAAAGATAAAGCGGTTGATGGAAAGGGAAGAGAGAGAGTACAAAAAGGTAGAATCATCGCAGTATGACATTTGGGAGAGTGAACGATGGGGGTCTGaagtggagagaaatgaaagGGAGTACAGAGAGCGGAAAAAGCGGGAGAAGTCAAAGGAAGGACATTTGGAGAGGCAAAGGAGGCTACTGGAGGCAGATTTAAGGAATGAGAGGACAGTGATGGAAAAGCAAtgggagagagaaaggagggaGGAAGCAGAAGAACACGAGTCAGAGAGAGCGGAGAGGAGACAGAGGACAAGGAGAAGAGCACGGAGGGAGGACGACGGGGAAAGCAGACCAAGGGGTAGTAAAAAGGGAGAGTGGGAAAGGGAGAGGGCAAATGACAGGGGAAATGGGAACACCAGGAAGCAGGTGAGGGATGTTCAGAAAGATATGATGGAGAGAGGGTGGGAGACCGACCAGGAGGGAACGCAAACAAAGCGCAGCAAGCCGAGGCAACAGGAGGTTCTCCAGGGAAGAGATTCCCCCAGCAGCAGTAGCGGCAAATGCCACTCTCCCTGGCGAGCTGCAGAAGACTCACCCATGAGCGCTGAACTTCTGGCCAAGGAAACTCTCAAACTGGCAGAAACAGGACCAAGCAACATAGAGTGGGAAACAAAGAGGGAGGAGGTCAACCTGATCCCTTGCAGTCTCTGCCAAAGGAACATTCTTGCTGAGAGACTTGAGAGCCACAAGCGGGTTTGCAAGAAGAGGCAAGAGTCAAAGCCGAAGCTGTTTGACTCCTTCAAGCAACGGGCCAAAGGCACTGCTCTCGAGGAGTTTATAAAACACAATAAGAGCAGCGACAAAACCAGAGAG atgaaaaaaagCGAGAGGCTGGAGAAGCAGAAGATGATCAAAAACATCCAGCAGGGCAGTCTGCCGGGTGACGGCACACTTCAGCCCCAGCCACCCCCTGACACCTATGTGAACTATGTGACATGTCCTCACTGCAGGCGCCGCTTTGACCCCCGGACCGCCGACAGACACATCCCAAAGTGTCAGTTCAACAAGAACCTGCCCACACCCCGCCAACGGAGACTCTAA
- the acyp1 gene encoding acylphosphatase-1 isoform X2: protein MMSDQEDLISVDYEILGRVQGVFFRKYTQAEGKRLGLVGWVQNTEIGTVQGQLQGSRSKVQQMQEWLKTTGSPKSKISKAEFKNEKTIQSLDYTTFKVIRS from the exons atgATGTCTGACCAAGAAGACCTTATTTCAGTGGATTATGAAATATTGGGCAGAGTTCAGGGTGTGTTTTTCCGAAAATACACCCag GCAGAGGGCAAGAGGCTGGGTTTGGTCGGCTGGGTGCAGAACACAGAGATCGGGACGGTGCAGGGGCAGCTCCAAGGCTCTCGCTCAAAGGTCCAACAGATGCAGGAGTGGCTGAAGACCACAGGCAGCCCCAAGTCTAAAATCAGCAAGGctgagtttaaaaatgaaaagacaatCCAGAGCCTAGATTACACCACTTTTAAAGTTATTCGCTCTTGA